Within Saccharomycodes ludwigii strain NBRC 1722 chromosome IV, whole genome shotgun sequence, the genomic segment TTCTTGTGCAGATgcataattttttacattGTAACTAAATAACTTGCCGTTATTTTCGTTGTTACTCTCATCACGTTCGCTTTGttcaaaattattgaagCCGTTAGGATAGGTTTTCTCTGCAATAAATCTCCAAATGATGGTTAACAAACTATTAATAAACTCGACGTCTAATTCGCCATCAGTGAACCAAGGGCCACCAGTAACTTCAATCGAGGGTTGTAAGTTGtataacatatatatttttctagTTGGGTacttaacatttttaatacttttaacATATTTTGCAGCctccaaatttttcaaacatTTCATGACAACATGCTGGTGCAAGTTTGTTCTAGCTTTGATGGTTTTAATCCAAATACCCTCTCTACCACTACTTTCAATATATGAATAAACTAAGCTTTCATCTGCGCTCATTTTAGACTTCTTAAATGCCTCATTTATACTAACAGCTTGGAATTTTAACTGAttgttttgtttcattaatttgactaaattattatttagtaGTTCTTGAACAATCAGCATAAGGTCTTGTAAATTGTTTAATCCCATTAAATCCTGAATTTCTTGCTGAGTGTATACTTTATTGGCGGTTAACAGCATTTTGTCGTGTAAATCTTTAGCCCTATCTGACAATTGTAGGagctgttgttgttcaaTGGTAGCTgcattattgttagtgTTAGAGttcattaatatttgtGACAATACGGGGTTAGTAGGTATTTGTTTACTTTTTGTGGTCTATTCGGTCTTCGATATTGCATAAGTTTTGTATTAAAGTGTAAAAGAAGATATGCAAGttttagtaaaaaaaaaaatctgttatcaattatttttttttttttttttcttttttgttttatggaaaaaaaaaatggaattaaaaaaagaaaaaaaagaaaaaagaaaaagaaaaaagaaaaaagaaaaaagaaaaaagaaaaaagaaaaaagaaaaaaaaaggcgaggttttttttttgtttctttatactttttaaaaaatacattatttaatacccattttaatttatccaattcttaattttacttatttgaaaataaacaactatcaaaaaaaagaaaataataattccatATAATTTACTTACAAATAGACTATCAAACAGTTTTTATCTAggtaaatttaaaacaaaaaaaaaaacaaaaaaaaaactagtCACATAAACTATAGCTTTTAATAcgataaaaaattactgaaataaacacacacacacatatatatataatgagACCACCATCATCTATTTTCTACGACGAAAAATCTTAATATCAAATAGGCAGTGATCAGGAACCCAAATATAGCTACACATaacattaaaatatcaaatttcaaattaGCAACCTGGAACCCAAATGTGCTTAAAATTGTGGCACCTGGGACTTCAATACTTAAACcaaatttcttttccttcaaAGTTAATGATTTAACTTCATTAATAATCAAAGACTCATAAgcataataaaataatgagAAATTCttcatatatttaaaaataaaattagttATATCTTGTGTATTAATAAACAATCCACTGAATAAAATCGACCACAACAATATTAGCACGCTGCTAATAATAGAATTGTTCAAATCCTCAAAAATTATCCCAATAgttaaaatttcaaaagatACACTCAAATTAAAAAGCACCAATATTCCTataaatttgataaaagcattatctttaatatttaagcCAACTAATGGATAAAGCACAATtgctaaaataaaaggtgGAATAATCCTTAATGGTAATACGTCGCTCAGAATTTTACTTATAAAATAAGCCAGTGGGTGATAATAGTTATTAGATCTTTCCtttatgaaaataattctCTCCAAATAAAAGGCACTCAACTCGgtaaatgataaaaatccaaaaaatgttatgatgaaaaaaaataggcCCAATCGATTCTGAAATCCACTAATATCATCTTCTactttataatataatgcACCTAAAAATGCACCTAATATAACAGTTAATAAGTAATTTCCTATTAACAGTTTAGGATTTCtataaacatttttgaaGGATCTAGAACATAGAATACTTAATTGTTCACTAAACGAAGCTTTACCGCAGCCAGTCggtaatttaatattatggGTATTACTATTAACAGTCTCCATATTGACGTCGTATAATAATTGCTGATAAATGCTGCTGCTTTGAAACTCTTTACATAACAAGCCAGTGCCAACACTACCTTTGGAGCTAGAGATAGTATTACCACCACCATTACCATTATCGTTATCCTTAAACAATAACGATCTAATTTCATCTCGATGCTCAGCGTAATGTTCCCATTCGTTTCTATTAGTACTAttgctactattattactctCTCTTAATTCGTCGTCTATATTATGAACTTGTGGCGGCTGTACTTCTTCATTGTCAATAGCAAGTGTGGTAGCAATGTCCGCTTTACCAGTACTATCCTTTTCATCAAATGTAACGTCTATTAAATAATCCGCAATATTATAATCTCTGGGACATTCGTATCCACAATTCTTCAAAAATCCACCAACGTCACTTGTCACGCCAGAATAACACATTTCCCCACTGCTCAACAAAATTAACCTATcaaacattttaaaaatgttagaACGTGGTTGATGAATTGAAACAACTAATGTTCTATTTTGATGGTTAGCTAGCTTCAACAAACATTCAACGACATTCCTTGCATTGTTTGAATCTAATCCTGAGGTTGGTTCatctaaaaacaaaatcaatGGTGATGTAACTAGTTCACAGGCAATTGAAACTCTTCTCTTTTCACCTCCACTGATACCTCTTTCAAAATCATTCCCAATTAATTTATccttaatattaaatattcttaattctttcaaaactttttctaCTCTTTTATGCTTGGATTTTAAACTCATTTTGGACGGTAACCTCAACAATGCACTATTTAAAACCGTTTCGTAGACAGTTAGTGTGGGAAATAAATGATCATCTTGGTCAACAAAACCAGTAATTTTGCGAAATTCCGTGGGACCCATTTTCTGTCCATTAATTCTGATGGTTCCTTCGACTGTAcctgatttatttttcatggCCAAAATATCCAACAAAGTAGTTTTTCCTGCACCAGAACCCCCCATGATGGCCATTATCTGTCCTGGTTGAACAATCCCAGATACCTTGTTCAAAACCTTGCTACCGGgggtttttttatttttcccaACATAATATTCAATGTTCTCAAAAGTTAACGTGGCATTAACGgtattatacaaaaattcTTCAGATAAATCATTGTACAACAACGAAGAAAACGAGGAGctatcatcatcataatcatcagccaattttattttgccGGATGCAgatgaaagaaaaagcgGAGAATTAGTTATACAATTAATTGTGGTGCTCAGTATTAATCCCAATATAAAAACAGTTATACAAATAGTGATAACCTGTGCTCTCTTATTACTTGGATTTTTTGGTATGGTATAACCAGGGATTTCGCTATAATGGATACACTCACCAGATTCACAATGCAAAGTAATGCAAGAATCACCAAACACGTTAGATATCAATCCATCCATACTTGGCTCACTAAACTTACAATTTTGATCCCGTAAATCACAACTAAAATCTGCGGGTCCTTTGATAGTTTCAGTCAAAAAATCAGATATATCAATAGATCCACTTTTCCCACACAAAAATTCGTCAGGCAAACATTTGCATTCGACATTTTCACATTTGTAATGTGTGGTGTTTCCAGCAATATCGTATTCAAAAGTACAATTATCTAGTCCACAATAAAAACTTTCTACTTGATCAACCCAAAATTGAAACCCACATTCTTCAGAGGTGTTATTGCAAGAAAAGGTCGCTTGTGGTTGTTTCCCATTTAGAATGCTCAAGATCTTTGGATTTGTAACATTACAACCTTGGAAAACCTGATGAACTAAAATGCCTTGTTTGTAACAAACACCACCATCCTCCACACCATCAGGCAAAAATGCATTACAAATGGAATCTTGTTGACAAATATTACAATTAATACCGCCCCATCCATCGTAACAATCACAAGAGGGTTCACTTTCATTTCTTATTGGTCTTTGATCGTTTTGAACAGATAATCCACCACAAACCGGACTTTTACAATCTTGTCCACCAAACCCAGTTACACATTCACATTGCCCTGTATATTCGTTACACGTAGAGTATTGCTTACATTCAAATATTGGCAACATACAATTAAAACAGGGAGGACAACCGTCTTCATCattgttgaaaataaacTCTGGTTTTAATGCACTTGTTAACGTGATTAACGTtgacgaaaaaaaaaatggtattAATATCAGAGGTGATTTGATTCCTAGCATGTTTATATTCTTTGCACCTCttgaaataatttttttttttttttttttttctttttagtgAATTCagtttatataataaaagaaaacatttttatttaaaggtTTTAGTAGAGCAATGGT encodes:
- the RPC34 gene encoding DNA-directed RNA polymerase III subunit C34 (similar to Saccharomyces cerevisiae YNR003C | RPC34 | RNA Polymerase C), which codes for MNSNTNNNAATIEQQQLLQLSDRAKDLHDKMLLTANKVYTQQEIQDLMGLNNLQDLMLIVQELLNNNLVKLMKQNNQLKFQAVSINEAFKKSKMSADESLVYSYIESSGREGIWIKTIKARTNLHQHVVMKCLKNLEAAKYVKSIKNVKYPTRKIYMLYNLQPSIEVTGGPWFTDGELDVEFINSLLTIIWRFIAEKTYPNGFNNFEQSERDESNNENNGKLFSYNVKNYASAQEILNFINSSNISKVDLSTHDIISLCESLRYDDKLEKIGFDSYKVTLNSIVQMNSGSDLLQTVQTKNSNNRRRNETFNIFKFTSYISPSRSDKEGVYFDEWIL
- the ADP1 gene encoding putative ATP-dependent permease ADP1 (similar to Saccharomyces cerevisiae YCR011C | ADP1 | ATP-Dependent Permease), which encodes MLGIKSPLILIPFFFSSTLITLTSALKPEFIFNNDEDGCPPCFNCMLPIFECKQYSTCNEYTGQCECVTGFGGQDCKSPVCGGLSVQNDQRPIRNESEPSCDCYDGWGGINCNICQQDSICNAFLPDGVEDGGVCYKQGILVHQVFQGCNVTNPKILSILNGKQPQATFSCNNTSEECGFQFWVDQVESFYCGLDNCTFEYDIAGNTTHYKCENVECKCLPDEFLCGKSGSIDISDFLTETIKGPADFSCDLRDQNCKFSEPSMDGLISNVFGDSCITLHCESGECIHYSEIPGYTIPKNPSNKRAQVITICITVFILGLILSTTINCITNSPLFLSSASGKIKLADDYDDDSSSFSSLLYNDLSEEFLYNTVNATLTFENIEYYVGKNKKTPGSKVLNKVSGIVQPGQIMAIMGGSGAGKTTLLDILAMKNKSGTVEGTIRINGQKMGPTEFRKITGFVDQDDHLFPTLTVYETVLNSALLRLPSKMSLKSKHKRVEKVLKELRIFNIKDKLIGNDFERGISGGEKRRVSIACELVTSPLILFLDEPTSGLDSNNARNVVECLLKLANHQNRTLVVSIHQPRSNIFKMFDRLILLSSGEMCYSGVTSDVGGFLKNCGYECPRDYNIADYLIDVTFDEKDSTGKADIATTLAIDNEEVQPPQVHNIDDELRESNNSSNSTNRNEWEHYAEHRDEIRSLLFKDNDNGNGGGNTISSSKGSVGTGLLCKEFQSSSIYQQLLYDVNMETVNSNTHNIKLPTGCGKASFSEQLSILCSRSFKNVYRNPKLLIGNYLLTVILGAFLGALYYKVEDDISGFQNRLGLFFFIITFFGFLSFTELSAFYLERIIFIKERSNNYYHPLAYFISKILSDVLPLRIIPPFILAIVLYPLVGLNIKDNAFIKFIGILVLFNLSVSFEILTIGIIFEDLNNSIISSVLILLWSILFSGLFINTQDITNFIFKYMKNFSLFYYAYESLIINEVKSLTLKEKKFGLSIEVPGATILSTFGFQVANLKFDILMLCVAIFGFLITAYLILRFFVVENR